CGAAGGGGAGAGGCACTCGAAGCTCTCATTCCCCGCTGCCGCAGCCCAGCAACGCTTCCTGGCACTACTGGCGACCCCGAGATCGGGGACCGCGAGTTGTACGGAGCAgcgagagcggccccggggccTGCGTCTCTCCGCACCTGGGCCGGGTCTGTGTCCGCCCAGGGGCGTGTGCCCGGTGTTTCAGCGCGGTCTGAGGGTCTGCCTCTCCCTTCCGTCCCCAGCGCCAAGCATCAAGCACCTACCCGCTCACCCGCTGCTCTGCCCGTCCGAGGGGTTTTGGTCCCTAAAAGCGTTGTGGCACCGCTGCTCTCACGGACCGGCGCGGCACGGCTTCACATCTCCTCGTCCTTCTCACTCCACCTCACGCTCCGACCCAGCCCCGCTCGGTAATTCCGGCCCGCGGCAACCGGTGCTGCGGGGGCAGGGGTAGCGCCGCGTCGCCTCAGCCCCCTCCCGCCCCGTCCCGGTCCTGCCTGTCCAGCCCGTggtggcggcggtggcggcggccgTGCTGGCTCCGTCCGCCCCGTACTGGGCACGTTCCccagccccgccccgccgggctGGCTTACAAGATCCATTTCCATAGTTTCTTGTAAAATGTTTCTAGCTACAGtttgaatataaaaatgtaaatgctgcACAGATAGGGACTGATTTAAGTATTAGTTGGTGTACACAAGTGATTTGCATGACATACTCTGTATCAACCGTTGTTAAAAATGTGGTGTTCGATGTAAATCCACTGCAAtagtaacattttcatttatcagGAGGACCTGTTGATTCAGCCTGGGGACTTCCTCTAAAGTGTGAAACTCGACTGTTGCATAGCTCCTTATTTACCAAGAATACATGGGAGGTGCGTGCTGATTTACTTGTTTAAGAGGTTAAGATCTGATTTTGCAACTGCTCTTGTAAGTAAAAGGCCTCTTTGCCTACCTTTAAGCACACTGATTTAAATTGACAGGTTGaatttttcagagagaaaactcCTCAGCTGCAAAATCAGTTGTTTTCGTAAGGCTGAACACTCATAGCTGTGCTGCTATAAATGTTACTCCGGTAAGAGCTGGTTTCCCACCCTAAATTAAGGaggaattttgtccattgctttCCATGAGCTTCAACCAAATGTAAGGCAAGTAGGGGGACAACTCAGATCGCTTCTCCTCAAGTCGATTAATTAGACCAGACAGATTAGTCAGATGAACTTTATTTCATAGAGGTTCCCACTCACTGATCTCCTGATGCAGGACCAGCGAATATGAAGTGCACCACAGTTTGTtagcatttaataataaaaattaaaatcacagtaTAAATTTGTCTTTAACTAGCCCCTTTAGagagacaaaaccagacaactgAGACTTCAGACAAGTGACAGTATattaagaaaatggaattaaaatatatgGATTTTGTCTTGGCGGTGAATGTTTCAATAATAAATTCAAAGTTTTGATGGTCAACATCGATAAAGTCCAGTCTGAAGATAAAAGAGTCGTTGTTTTTGAAGGTAAAGACTCATCTTTTTTGATGGTAAAGCCAGGTTCGATGGTAAACAGTCAGGTTTGATGCAAACGGTCACGTTTGGTGGTAAAAAGTCACATTTGATGGTAACGAGTCAGTTTTGATGGTAAAGGCAGCTTCGATGGTAAACAGTCAGGTTTGGTGCTAAAGTGCCAGCTTTGATGGTAAAGCCAGGTTTGACGGTAAACAGTCAGGTCTGGTGGTAAAGAGTCAGTTTTGACGGCAAAGACAGGTTCGATGGTAAGCAGTCAGTTTTGATGGTAGAGTCATTCTTGATGGTAAACAGCCAGGTTTGATGGTAAACCATCAGCTTTGATGGCACACAGTTTTGATGGTAAAGAGTCAGGTTTGATGATAAGACATAGTTGGTTTTGACAGTAGGTTTAGTTTGGGTATCGAAGGATTCCATCAGTGAGCTTTgtatctgaaagacaaaagaaagcaatgtcAGTCCATGTCATGACGTTCAACGCCAAACCCTGTCTCAGTGGTTAGGTTTCTGAAAGAGAGGTCTCAAGCCTGCACACAGCTCCATCTGCTCTGTGACTATATTATCTGACGGACTTGAGAAGGTAGCTTCCCCACATCCAAACAGACTGCATTTTGGATCTATGCTAAAGTGAAAGTTCCTACTTCAGACCcctttatttagtatttttaaagacgGACCTTCCACAAGAGGAAGTTCATGAACATCTATGGACTTGAGGAAATACTAAAATTCTCCAGACTTAAcaaatggcttttcacagccctCATATCCCACTTGTGTTGCAAGCAGTGGACCAAAGTGGGGTTCTGTCACTGTGTTTATCGGTTAACATCTCTCACGTCTACACAAATAGCGCACTAATCTTAACGGCCCTGGCCTGTGTAGTGGGGTGCAAGACATTTAACTTCTTCCTCTACTTTTGACTGGTTTAGAAATAACCAGAGTTGGCCACCTGCTGGCAAAAGCATTCACTAAAGCCAAACCAGTCCTAGTCATTGTCAATGTGAAACACAAGGCCATCCAAATCCTGAGGTCTGAGGGAAACATGCAggttaaaaataggaaaagggaTGCAGTGTTTGATGTGTGTATGAAGTGTTATTTACTTTACCACAGGTGATGGCTTGCTGTGTGCCAGCTATTTTGCAGTAATTTCTGCACATCTGACTTCAGATGCAACAGACATAAGCCCTCAGATTAAATAACAGTAAGTCTTGGTTTGTACACAAATCCTTACAGGGGCTAATTGTGGAATATGTGGagttaaaaatatgtaactgtTGTAACCTAATCAAGAACAGTGCGCGGATGCggttctgtcctgggttcagcaggctgggcttaaaccaggacaggtTCTTAACTTTGTGCTCCAGATCTAGCGTTCTAATGCTGTTCAGCAACATCTTCCTACGTTTGCTTGACCAACCTAATGACCAGCCTAATGACCAACCCGCAGGCGGATTATTATTATAAATCACTTAGACACAATGGGAAAAAGACAGGCATGagaaacattcagaaaagagttaggaaaaaaattgcagattATGCTGGAATCCCTGTTTACCTGTAATCCGTCTCTTGATATTTATCATCTATCTTGCGGCGTTTCCTTTCCACTTCGCTTTCGCCTCCTTCTGTGTCACTGTATTTCCTCTTGCCAAGCCtcagtttcttattttcccAGAAAGCGTTGTCAAATTGTGCACGAGCTGAGGCAGGTGGAGGTGCGTGCCCTTCCCAAGAGTGTTTTTCAGACTGCTGCGGAGGTACTGAACAATGACGGAGGTTCCCTCTGTGGCTGCTCAAGTCATGCgctccttcctctctgcagtgaGTGTTGTCAGCccatctgctcttgcagggaTCATCCCGCTCTGATTTCGAGAATTGACTCCGTTTGTCAAAGTCTTTGTCAGAATGAGTGTACTTCCTCTCTCTACCATTTCCTGTTCTACGAGCAGAGTCATAATCCTCGTAATATCTGCATTTTTCCCATCTCTGTGCTTCATCTTGACAGTATGTTTCCGGGCTCCaggttttctctcctttggaACGAGAATACTTATTCCTGTcttgttctgttctttctctgcttcGGGATCTATAATCAGAGTATTTTCCCCAGCTTTTGCCATTATTTGgactgtttctttcattatgCGAAGGCCTGTATTGGCTCGCACGCATCCTAGGgtggaaaaaagagaacagagaaaggaTTCCAAtggtaaaaaatggaaaaccattctgtgaagaaacagaagcattcCAGGAGGCATCTGCCTGTATTTAATATGACAATAACACATGCTCGGTGCTGACATCTGCAATCCTACATGTACAGTGTGGAATTTGCTGTACTAATTTAAAGCTTTCTATTAAATAGTACTAGCAGATGGGTAAAAGAATGATAAACTTGTATGAAATCTTGTTTTCATCAGAGTATACTCAATTTACCTTGTTTTCTCTGACAACCTGTTCAGGTGGTTGCAGGCCAGGGATTCTAAGATTATTTCTTGAGGAATCGGTGACTCAGCTACAGGTATCTACAATTAAAACATAGACGTtaacaaactaacaaacaaaccacaaaaaaacaaatgtagaaaACTAATGGGACAGTAGCACAAAGTGTTAATGAGGAAAtctgtgctgtgtgttttcacagtatttcacatGAATTAGGAACATTCCTCCTGAATACTAAACACGTCATAGGTGAGAAGTTCTAGATGGAGCATACATAACTTGCTCGTGAAAGCAATCCATTTgttttagcaaagaaaatctCAGAAGGTTTAGCAGGTTGGACTTGGCAAGCAAAATCATCAAGTTTCTGTCCCTTTTGTTTAAATCCAATATCTAAACTAATAGCACCATTTAGTGAATCATTTTGTGGCAGCTCATGATGGGATCTCTCTTCTTCAGCACTCTCACAGAAAGAATGGGAATTCTGCAATGTGCCAACCACCTTCCCCATTACAATTCCATATGAAGATATGCTGCAATTCCTTTTCAACACGCCATTCGACTCCACAGACTTTCCTGAAGACTCTGCACTGGAAGGGACTAGAGCATCGGAGCCGACTGTAGGACTTACATTCACTGCTGGCTCTACAAACATTTCATCAGGAACTTCCTGTTTGGAAATGTTAGCAGCAACTGCCACTGTAGATGCATTTGAGGAAGACTCTGCTCTGAGAGAATCTGTAATTGTGGAGGAAGGAACGGCCTTGCTGAGATCCTCATTCTCCAAAGCACTGGTAACACAGCCAGGTTGTGACACAGTCTGAAGCTCAGGCAATTTGTTAGGAATACTGATAGTGATCTTCTGGGCTTTCGATGGATCCGTAGATGAAGGCCTGGTCATTTCCACGTTTCGAATGCAAGCAGTTGGTGGAGCTGAAGATGGCTTGTTTATGGTCATACCAAGAGGATTTGTATCTCCTTTTAGGGGtccatttccatttccacaacttgatttct
The Lathamus discolor isolate bLatDis1 chromosome 6, bLatDis1.hap1, whole genome shotgun sequence DNA segment above includes these coding regions:
- the LOC136017831 gene encoding ubiquitin carboxyl-terminal hydrolase 42-like, whose product is MTLKKRIPSVFKEVSFRWPNKCPAKKRTACTANLGRVQPEEAPEKVPRGSIYSRTSEKPKPFGREELIVNDGIAPPRKILFPPEKICMDWQQPLNVGVGLENLGNTCFLNATLQCLTYTPPLASYMLSLEHSKSCHEKDFCMMCTLEAHINQALCFSNNAFKPIAVINGLKRIGKHFCYGSQEDAHEFLSFTVDALQRACLNGGTTWDTSSHATTLIYQIFGGYLRSRVKCLNCQAVSDRHEPFLSITLDIETVTSVTKALEQFVKPEQLGGENSYKCSKCTNMVPASKTYTIHRSSNVLIMSLKRFADFSGGKISKHVNYPEYLDLRAYMSQSTGEPLIYSLYAVLVHSGFSCNAGHYICFIKAGNGFWYRMNDAIVERSDIKTVLNQQAYLLFYIRRYDLTLGECGLSLPAPSYARSFLGQWGPKSKQAGFTGPRLPPHMVKKSSCGNGNGPLKGDTNPLGMTINKPSSAPPTACIRNVEMTRPSSTDPSKAQKITISIPNKLPELQTVSQPGCVTSALENEDLSKAVPSSTITDSLRAESSSNASTVAVAANISKQEVPDEMFVEPAVNVSPTVGSDALVPSSAESSGKSVESNGVLKRNCSISSYGIVMGKVVGTLQNSHSFCESAEEERSHHELPQNDSLNGAISLDIGFKQKGQKLDDFACQVQPAKPSEIFFAKTNGLLSRIPVAESPIPQEIILESLACNHLNRLSEKTRMRASQYRPSHNERNSPNNGKSWGKYSDYRSRSRERTEQDRNKYSRSKGEKTWSPETYCQDEAQRWEKCRYYEDYDSARRTGNGRERKYTHSDKDFDKRSQFSKSERDDPCKSRWADNTHCREEGAHDLSSHRGNLRHCSVPPQQSEKHSWEGHAPPPASARAQFDNAFWENKKLRLGKRKYSDTEGGESEVERKRRKIDDKYQETDYRYKAH